One window of the Epinephelus moara isolate mb chromosome 22, YSFRI_EMoa_1.0, whole genome shotgun sequence genome contains the following:
- the LOC126383838 gene encoding uncharacterized protein LOC126383838 isoform X2, protein MKLIHDSTSCLLHLLLLAELFVHSSSHPTHSSPLCGTFRSMIHQVDKLTSLPKKLHDLTDDGDLFEGVENRLDSLPKMQHTAAHFNSLKVNESLSQLFEFSQSFRLHVEWLKTAKENFSLSSQSAEDASSHLLQLSNLVNASLSQMEEEVPQSPSPSLPVASTAFDVLQFSVEISKRLQVFCDWSKRILLLLQRLSHCHKH, encoded by the exons ATGAAAT TGATTCATGACTCCACCTCTTGTCTCCTCCACCTGCTGCTATTGGCTGAGCTGTTTGTCCATTCGTCATCTCATCCCACCCACAGTTCTCCACTCTGTGGCACGTTCAGGTCAATGATCCATCAGGTGGACAAGCTGACGAGTTTACCGAAAAAACTCCACGACTTG ACAGATGATGGTGATCTCTTTGAGGGTGTGGAAAACAGATTGGACAGTCTTCCTAAAATGCAGCACACTGCGGCCCATTTCAACTCACTGAAG GTGAATGAGTCACTCTCCCAGCTGTTCGAGTTCAGTCAGTCCTTCAGGCTGCATGTTGAATGGTTGAAAACAGCCAAAGAAAACTTCAGTTTGTCCTCCCAGTCAGCAGAGGACGCCAGCTCTCACCTCCTGCAGCTATCCAACCTTGTTAATGCATCTCTGTCACAG ATGGAAGAAGAGGTTCCTCAgtctccatctccctccctccctgtcgCCTCCACGGCCTTCGATGTGCTCCAGTTCTCTGTAGAGATCTCCAAACGCTTACAAGTGTTTTGTGACTGGTCAAAGAGAATTTTGTTGCTTCTCCAGAGACTGTCTCACTGCCATAAACATTAA
- the LOC126383838 gene encoding uncharacterized protein LOC126383838 isoform X1 has translation MPLIVFYTFFLVFSVIHDSTSCLLHLLLLAELFVHSSSHPTHSSPLCGTFRSMIHQVDKLTSLPKKLHDLTDDGDLFEGVENRLDSLPKMQHTAAHFNSLKVNESLSQLFEFSQSFRLHVEWLKTAKENFSLSSQSAEDASSHLLQLSNLVNASLSQMEEEVPQSPSPSLPVASTAFDVLQFSVEISKRLQVFCDWSKRILLLLQRLSHCHKH, from the exons atgccACTAATAgtcttttatacattttttcttgtcttttcagTGATTCATGACTCCACCTCTTGTCTCCTCCACCTGCTGCTATTGGCTGAGCTGTTTGTCCATTCGTCATCTCATCCCACCCACAGTTCTCCACTCTGTGGCACGTTCAGGTCAATGATCCATCAGGTGGACAAGCTGACGAGTTTACCGAAAAAACTCCACGACTTG ACAGATGATGGTGATCTCTTTGAGGGTGTGGAAAACAGATTGGACAGTCTTCCTAAAATGCAGCACACTGCGGCCCATTTCAACTCACTGAAG GTGAATGAGTCACTCTCCCAGCTGTTCGAGTTCAGTCAGTCCTTCAGGCTGCATGTTGAATGGTTGAAAACAGCCAAAGAAAACTTCAGTTTGTCCTCCCAGTCAGCAGAGGACGCCAGCTCTCACCTCCTGCAGCTATCCAACCTTGTTAATGCATCTCTGTCACAG ATGGAAGAAGAGGTTCCTCAgtctccatctccctccctccctgtcgCCTCCACGGCCTTCGATGTGCTCCAGTTCTCTGTAGAGATCTCCAAACGCTTACAAGTGTTTTGTGACTGGTCAAAGAGAATTTTGTTGCTTCTCCAGAGACTGTCTCACTGCCATAAACATTAA